The DNA segment CTGTCGAGACACTGCGCAGGGACGAGACTTATCGTACAAGCTCACGCCGTTTCCTAGCGGCAAGCCTTGCCCAACTGGACCGGCTCGACGAGGCGCGCGCAGAGGCCGAACTGTTCCTCGTCGGCAACCCGAATTTCACAACCCGCCACTGGGCCGCGACGGAGCCATTCCGTGACGCTGCGACGCTTGAGCATTTCCTTGAAGGCTTTCGCAAGGCCGGTCTTCCGGAGTGACGCGACCTACTGCATGTTTCCTTAAATCGTAGCCGATATAAGGATAAAAACATGCAGCAATTCAAAGTGCTACAAGCGTCCTTTTGCGCGTCTGATAAGACGCGCGGCGCTGTAGTAACGGCGCTTTCGCACCGTGCGACCTACTCCTCAATGCGACTCGTGGGGTCACGATCGCGCTCGTATCGTCTCGTGAGCGGAAATGGCGGCAACCAGGACTCGCGACGGACGGTCCACAGTTCGTAGGTGGGCGTCAGTTGGTCGGGCGCATCCAGGGATCCCAGGTTCACTTCGATTTCGTCTGCGGTGCGCGCGAAAACGGGCGAGCCGCAGCGAGGACAGAAAAACCGCCCGGCATAGTCGCGTGTTTCGCCATCGATC comes from the Sinorhizobium garamanticum genome and includes:
- a CDS encoding GFA family protein, which encodes MDRFTGGCLCGNVRIVASGRPYRVGLCHCLDCRKHHGALFHASAIFPQDAVTIDGETRDYAGRFFCPRCGSPVFARTADEIEVNLGSLDAPDQLTPTYELWTVRRESWLPPFPLTRRYERDRDPTSRIEE